The DNA region acagagggtagaaggagtagtgaccccttgtatttttctccatacttatcaggtcaaaccacatagtgcaatacgatatcaccggtcaatctatccgccaaattcttatattttttttgtgttgtatttatatttacttatattcttatattctatattcttattccttgtctcttgcataatttaaggttttggttactcacatttggtgtgtaccttagtatttaatttgtattttgtattcttttgcacttttgcttactgtgtgttatctttgttttttgcctgggagctgctggtaacttcaatttcctgagggagtcttcccaaaggatcaataaagtacaagtctaagtctaagtctaaatcAAAGAATTTTAAACACTCAAAGcaaaaatgcatatttcacTTCTTTATTCTTTGACAAATATGCAGACAACAAATTCTGCTTTAATTCATGCCATGTTGTATGACAaactgctttaatttatttaaaaggtatAAATATGTAGTTATGCtgataaatgaaaatgcagACCTCCTTTCTGTTATAGAATCGCAAATTCAGAATGATCAATGAAGGTGTTTCCAGTAATCTTTTCAAATGATTCAGAAGAATAGAGGCATGAACAAACTGCAActtttttattaccatttatTGAGTCATAATGCTTACACATTAACTGGGTTTGTATTGCACAAATAACATGCTACATCTCTTGCAAATTTCTttcaagcaatgaaaaataagacaaattaaatatatcaaaatcaaaacaccaaacacatctaaaaagaaatgttcaaatgttgaaatggaaaaaaataagattcaGATGGCTTCTGCAAAACTTTGCATGACCAACTCTAATTGAGGTCATGTTATCTCAGCCAGGATTATGAGCTTGAAATTTGACCTGCTGTTTCTGTAACTGATTGATAAGCTAATTGCAGCAGTTCTTTATAGTCTGCTACTCACCCTTTATGAATAttgtagagagagagagagagagagagagagagagagagagattgtTTGTCTCATTTGATAATCAATGCTTTGAAAAGCATTGATTATCCTGTTGCCTTTATCCTGTTGCACCAAAGTACAACAGCATAAAGGCAGCCATAGGGTGGAAGTATTGAGAATTAACCACAACCCAAGAAGAACAATCATGATAACAAGAACAGGAACAACAGAATCCAGCAATGACCAAAGAAATCACCCATCCAATGTAGTTGCACATTCGGACCATTTTCTAACAACGCTGTACTGTAAGACAAgatattttgtaaacaaaatttataaaagaatagaacaataaaatgcattaattagaaatgattattgattaaaaaatacatggaaCTATAGTAAAACAGGcttaaagtgatttattttgtctttggtgaAAGGGATGAGCCCTAAGTGTAAATTATCCAGGCTTTCAAAAATAGGGGGAAGAATAATAGAAATTCTCTACATGCAAAAGCATTTCTATTATACTTTTAATAGAAATACCAGTTGTTATTAAGAGTGTAATAGAATAGAAACTAGTTCTTAAAACTGGTCTGGTTTTTAAAACCACTTGTGTTCTTAAAACTCAACATGAGTTATATTTCAGCTGATGTTGAACGACTCTTTGAGacttttctttgccttttccaTTGTGATTGTCTTCCAAGAATCAGGAATGTCAGCAGGTTGTGCATCATATGCTTCAGCAAAATCCTTGTTGTATGTGGCCATCACATATTTCCAATAATCTGATGATTCAAGGCTCACATCTGCACGAATATCCCAGTCTGAGaaaaaattcttatattttgtgTAAGGACACCATTCATTGTTTGTGACACTGCAGCGAAAACGTTTGTTACTGATAACAAGAGAATTGCAGACGTCAGTCGTGAGTTTTTTTGAGTCTTTCGACTTGATCAAACCTAAACCATTTGGTCGATGCAGAGAAGCAAAGTGTTGAGTGTGGTTTTTTCCACCTGCATCACAAGGTATTTTGCAGAATGGACACTGTTTGCAACAACCAATCACTCTGGTGAAAAGCTCATTCTCTGGTTTTATGTGGAGTCGTGAGAGTTTTGTTTCAAACTCAgttgatttaaacttttctctAAGAGCTTCTGTCATTTCCTCCACACACTCGTTGAGCCAGTGACCAAACTGTTCCTGGTCAGCATTGTTCAGAACCATGAAGGCATCAAGAGAATCCTGGGAAATTACCAGTTTATCTCCAACTTCTTTGCAgatattttcaacaaatgtcCTCAGACTGTcagtgttttctgcttttacctTTGTAATGGCATCATTTATGTGGTTAACACAGAACTTAAGATGTTTGTCCTCTAACTCACATAGAGTAGACCCAAATGAGAATGTCTCCTTTATTCTACCAGATATCCAGGATTTTACATAATCTTCATATGAGCGAATGTAGCTCTTAAAATTTTCAAAGGCACTTTTTGAAATCAGATCCAATAAAATTGAATACTGGAAGGACATTCGTGTGCTGAACTCCTCTTTTGTCAGCATTTTATCAACAATATCAAGACCAAGAGAACGATAGATGAAGTTTTCAACAGCAGGTTTCAGACATTGGTTTGTGAATTCTTCAGCTTTCTTCTGGCATTGATCTCTTTCATAAAACACATCTTTGAAGTCTGTGCagaacttttctttgtttttctgcagacatCTGTAAGGATCATTTTCTTGGATAAATTCTTCAtgcattttctgaaactttctgGCTGCAGATCCACATATGTGTTGTTTCAGAGACACCTCAAACTCTATGTCAGTATCAACATCAGCTTTGTTCAGCTTTTCATCAATGATGTGAAGAATCTCCTGGATGTAAGTATCGTgataattggtttttctcttGATTTGATCCCAAACACAGTCATTGCAAGCAGATATGATTGTGTCAGCAACTTCTTGTCTTTCCTTGACTAGATTCTTCGAGGTTAAAATCCCTTTAATGGCAACTTTGAAGTTTTCATGCACCCCTCTTGGGGTATATTTAAAAGGCTCCAGTCCACAgtctttgaggttttttttactcAGCAGTTCACATGCATGGCTTCCTTTGTGTGAAAGATTTGCTTGCAACTGAAGGGACACACTGGTGAAGACATTTAAAGTCTGCTGTTCAGAGAAAGACAAGGTGTTCATTGCTTCAGTCCACATCTTGTCAAAACATTCATTAAGTTCTTTGTCCATCATTTGAACTTTCTTCTCACGACATTCATTAATTAAAGCATAAACTGCTTTCTCAATTTTTTCTGTATAAGTGGCCCTGATTTTGTCGAGTTCTTCCATTCCTTGCTTGATGTCAGCAGCTGCTGTGATCTGGTTCAACACTGATCTTTCAGTTTGTCGTCGAAGACTCTTTATGCTGTTGGAGAAATCCTCTCTGTATCCTTCAACCAGATAAACATGACCTTCTGGCTGATCAAagtatttcttcaggttttCAAGGATCTTTGTCTCCCACTTGATCAGCTCTGTGATTGCTTCACTTTTCAACTCGGTCACGAATTCATTCATGTCAGATATTTCAGATGATGCAGCAGCTGTACCAAAATTGGATATCCTTATCTCTGCTGTGGTAACCCATTtgtacatttcctttttgaacTCCCACTCCCATTGGTTGTACTCTGTGCAGAGCCTCATGTAAGCATCAGCCACCAGGCTGTTTCTGAAGCTGAAGatgaagttttcatgttttactgcgTTCCACAGGCTGGTTATCCACTCTCTGAACTCCAAGATGTTATTAGAAGTTGACCCACACTTTCTCAGCTGTtggatgatgtttttctttagttcatAGACAGTCTCACTGTATCCTGCATTGACTGGAGCCATTGGTGGGTTTCCATTCCAGAGTCCAGGAATGTAGCAGTTCCCAGTGTCTGGATTATACTCCATCACATCAGTGAAGTTCTtgttctcttctcttttctccATTCTAGCTGCAGCCTGGGTCATCTCATTCAGCTGTTctaacagcagcttcctgtctctCAGGTTCTTCTCATGAGCtgaaacatcagaaatgttCTGGTGAACAAACTGACATTGAGGCTTTTTGCCGACCTCCTTCATCCTGAGGAAAGCATGCACCACTATCTGCAGGATGTCTTTCATCTCTGTTGAATTCTCCATTGCAACATTGATAATGGTGATATTACTCAGACCAACAACAAGTGTTGCCAGCTCATTGTCATGCTCATGGCTGTTGTCCAGCTGTGCTAGCTCTGGTGACTTTAAGCCTTCAGTGTCGATGATCATCATGAAGTCACAGTTGAGAACTTTCTTGAAGTCTTCATTGACTTTGATGAGCAGCATGAAGGCACCTCTAGTGCATCGACCACTGCTGACTGCAAACTGAACTCCAAACATGGTGTTAAGGAGAGTGGACTTCCCTGTGCTCTGAACTCCAAGAACTGTGACGACCAGGATCTTGTTCTTTGGAGACACCAAGTCATTGAGCTGAGAGAGAACATCACTCACCCATCTGAGAGGAATGTTGGAAGCATCTCCATCTACAAGCTCAAGAGGAAATCCATCCAGCAACAACTGAGCACAGAGTTTGGGCAGATGTTGCAGCTGTTGACGTGATGGATCTGTTTCTGGAAGGTAAAGAGAAGCTTCATAGATCTGACCCATTTCACGGAAGAAGTGCTCAACTCCCAGTGAGCTGCTGGAAAGTTGTTGGTCAATTTCTTTGatctcttgtttgttttcagaatctttgcatttttcctTGTAAAGCTCTCTAAGGCCAGAAAGTTTGATTCGAGACAAGTTGTCGAGGTTCATTCTCATCCATTTAAGAAAGTAACACCTTTCTCTATCTGGGCTGGCTATTGCATTAATGAAGCATGTCATTACATTTGACATTGCATAGGAGTTCTGTTTTTTACgttgctcttcttttttctttttaaggttgCTCTTatagttttctatattttcagaACCAATGTTTCGGAGATGAAATTCTTCCTTTTCCAAAAATGTCAGTTCCTTCCATATTTGACCTTGCAAAggaaactgattttctttgaattgaaAAGTATCTTTTATCTCTGCAGTGATGGcatctgcatttttctttccagcCTGGCACTCTGGAGAATCTTCATCAACTGGAATTCCTAATTCATATGCAACATCAGCCATCTGCTCTACTGACATCTTTAACTGTGGTTTGGTAAGTACACTGCTCACAacttttttcaaagatttgacAAAATCTGCATCatttgttttgtcagtttttataattatattgttttttgtcaAGTTCAGCCTGGTTGCTAGTTTCTTCAGAACATCTGGAGTAAGGCTCTTGTTCTGTTGGTTTCCCACTAAGAAGATTTGAGCTTTATGGTTTTTGTTCATCAGCAGTTCACACTCAGAGTCCAGCtggtcaaagaaaacaaaaactgcagcagatgtCTGACATAAAAAGGAGAATTGAGTTTCAAATGAAGCAATGTCTCCACGAAGGTTAGCTATAGCAACTGGTTCACTGAAGatgtccatgtttttgtttccacagggAAGGTACCAGGTCATTTCAGTCAGTCCATTGGATATTCTTCTCTGAATGTCTCCAGACTCCATGTCACGGTGAACAAAGGTGTCATGGTATTGCTGAGAGTTATTCAGAAGCTTATTGAGGATCTCTGATTTGGACAGAGAGCACTCACCCAGTCTCACAAATGAGATCATTGGAAGTTCAGAAAGAACTATTCTTTCTTCTATGAAGCCTTTTGATTCTGAAAGATCTGAAGGTCTGTACTTCTTAACAATGTCTCTCATGGCCCACAGCATGAGGGTGCACTGCTGTGTATCACAGttaggaagcagcagaggaacagagaactGACACATGGACATTTTTAGAGCCAGTTCTTGCTGAACAAAACCATCAGAACACAAAAGGAGAGCAGTCATTATATCAAGAggattaaatgtttcagtttcatttggGCTCTCAAACAGATCCTCAAAATTGCTCTCTGTACTGTCTGATTCATCATCACAGTTTGACTCAGAAGAGGAATTACTCAAGTCACATGATACACCTTTTACATTTCTAGCAGTCACATTAACCATCACTAATTTCTTGAGAAAATTCAACGGGATATTTGATTTACAGTCGCCCAGCTCATCAGTGATCGTCTTCTCATCAATCCCAAGTATTCTGCTTAATGATAACTTCTCTCTGTGGTACTGCTCCAAGCCCAAATCTTCCAAAAGCCTCTCAAGGTTGGTCTCTGTGAATGATAGATACATCAAGTTTTTAATGTGTATGGGTGTGAATTCTAATTAAATACTATTTTTAACTTCAGcattgcagattttatttttgcatcgtagaaaagaaacattgttCTACAATTGAAACTAATGATGTTTTATCTGCCAACGTAAAAGGGACATAtcttgcaaaatatttttttagcatttaattacattttattttgtacttgGAGTCTCCAGTATTgcagaaaagtttaatttaatctcaacatagatatatttatattctgttagggtcttatttttcaatttgttaatttttctctaTTCGCTATTACATCTTTTGAACTATTACGTCACAGTATTTTTTGAGGAACTGCTAAACAAGGTTATGGTTTAGCATGGTTTTCAATTTTGTAAAGATGCCAATTTTATCTTGcgcatcaattttcaagtccaAGGTTTAGGGTTAGGGCTCAATGATGCCAAAGCTGTAAGTTGATAAATGAGAATATTCGGTTGTTGGGCATATTAACTCACACATTACACCATTACGCAGCATCATATTCTCTATGAACTGCCtggttgaatttatttttcttggaaatGTACAAACAAGAGTATGGAAAGTTCTCTTTGTTTGCATTAAGGACTAGAAGGACCAGAACTTCAGCAATCTCCACTCCCATGAAGAAAGATTCACAGTAAGACTTTGTTTGATTGGGGCATCCGTTCCTTCTATCTATGGAAATGACATACACATCAAACAATAAGCTGCAAATAACactaaaatgacaaactttattttagccAAGAATTTATTGCGTGTTGATATGACAACTTAGCCATTGTTTTAATTGCAGTAACATTGTGCCTTCTGTTTATGTTAGTGCTGTGTCCCTGCTAATATAAACTTACCTACTTAAGACAAACTACTTATCTTGAGTAGCCATGTTCTTAGCTACTTAAGGACCTAacccaggggtctcaaactccagtcctcaagggcagctgtcctgcagtttttagatgtgccacaggtacaaaacactggaatgaaatggcttaattacctccttcttgtgtagatcagttctccagagccttgatAATGATCtcattattctattcaggtggtgcagcagaggcacatctaaaggttgcaggacagcggcccttgaggactggaattTGAGACCTCTGACCTAACCCGTACAGCGTGTTTTGAATAATCTTATTACATCAACAATCTGGCATTGTTTCTGCCATTTTTGTATATGATCCAAATGCATTCAGTGACATTTTTGTGCTAGTTTTTGCCAACTCTTGACCTATGTATAGGCCCTGTTTCTAAAATGTGTTCATTCATATGGCAGTAACATTTATGGCtcaaaaatcaattaatcaattggagaataaaacatttctgtgccAGTAGATAATCATATTTCTGCTATCGAACTACAAAAATGGAGGAATGGGTTGAAGTGAAACACTTCGACTTGGAGGGAGGCAGTGTGTGAACTGCTTCACTTGTATTTAGAGTGCAACCAACCCCTACATCAACTTTTTAATGATATCTTTCtatctttgtttctgtgtgagCACTGACATTTTCATGTAAGTTTGTTAATTAATCACTGCTGGTCTTGTTCAGTCAAACGGTGCTCAGTTGGATTCTCCCATTTGATTGAAATGGTATGGCTTTACGTCACGCAGTACAGGTTTTGGTCACTCAGCCCCACGGTCGGGTACAAAACCGTCTCACTGAACGCAGTTTTCAGAACCACTGAAGACCGCTGAAGTCTTCTGGAGTACGCACACTGCTAAAATCAAATACCTTAACCCAATAAGATGAGCATGATTGTTTTTCTACCAAAGAATTTATAATAATGCCGTTATGTAATGTTAGTGTaaatacaaatttgtttttaataactcaCCTCATTAAAtagaagttaaataaataatttttaaaaatgatcttgaAGGAATACTGAGAGCAGAGGTTGTGCTAGACTTTTTTGTTGTCCGTTATTTTGACTGACGACGTCAAAAATATCCTGTCATATTCCGTTTTTatctttgaatttttaaatgatattgaCATAGGctaatcattttaaatgaaagttttatgTGGTTTAATTAATGTTTGACAAGTTGAACAGAGAATCCAGATCCCATCACACATTAATCAAGCAGATGAACATATCTAATGTTTTCTGTACCTGCATGCTCTCGCCCTCAAATTTAATCAAATCCAAAAACTTTCATTGTTGTGATATGATCTTTGTTATTAAATGCATCACAGATGGAGGGAATACATGTTTAGCTCCTGTTTCTGAAGCATGAGGGCATTCTCAGTGGTTTGGAATAATGCAAATTTAATTGGTTTTGAtctgttttgttggtttttaatGTACTgcctttcatttaaataaatttcaaatttcCAAGATCACTTCCAATTTTTAGGGTTatctttttaacaaatgtgtgcAGGATGACCAACAATCCCTTCTTAATACCAGgcaaaaaaatagttttagttcaaaatacatttataaattctgtatttttttttgttttgtttcacagtCAACTTTGTTGCTAAAGTGACACATAATGcttactttgtgttttcctttcttcctcaaGGTTTGGTTTTCCAGGGAGATCACTGATTTCGGTCGAGTCATTTGGCTCTGTTGTCTCTTGTAACGTTTCTTCCTCCCTGCAGTTGATCACAATGTGGTTCTCCATTTCACCAACAGGAGTCTCCAGAGGCTGAGAAATTAACTCATGGCTGATCTTATACTGTGTTGTCTTAACATGACGGCAAACAGCTGTGAAGATAATAACAACAATCATAACAATACCTGAAGAATCAGAATGCTCATTGTTCTTTGTCAAATTGAATGCACTGACCTTTACCATCTGTACCCGTTTCATGATAATCAGCTTCACAGTCGGCACATGTTGTTGATCCTGGgtccttttcttcttcacagTAAAGATCCACAAATGAATCTTCAgtacaaataacataaaaatataagacTACATATTTTTCAGTCTTATAATGGGTACAATATTTTTCATCACGTTTTTCTACAAAGTAGCTGCTCACCTCCATTGTAGAAAATGACTCTAATACTACTTGTTACAGTCACTGACCTCTAGGGGCTCTCTTCATGAGAGagctttttctttgtgtttcagctttACCTGGCTGCCACAGGTGCAATGTGTTGGAGTTCGTCAGCCACATCATAAAGAGCTACAACCAGAGATGTCAgatctcttttcttctttccttcctgaTATGATCTTGTCTGTGAGCTGATTGTTTGTGGAGACTTTGGATGGTTTTGCTGTGAGCATTTTTATGAAGCATCAAGTGTATaactaaagttttgtttctattcacaCTGGAAGCTGGTAGGGGttctctgccattttgtttaactgttttctcctgttttttggTTAGTCGGGGAGATCAGGtattgtactttctttttagtTCTCttctaaaaagtgtttttattttatatttaaaagggggatgctttgtttgttgttttttcctggGAGACCCTGAAGCTTAAAGTTTCCCTGTGCTTGTTGTCTACTGTGATTGAGATTTTACTtcaattgtaaattaaactatattttGCTACTGACACCAACTGTTTAGGAtactttttttgtgttacaTCCAGTGCCAGAACTTACCCTTACTGGTCTTGGGGGTGATTGTAACACTACTTcatcatttttcctgtatttgttttgcttgggcacagcattggtactggcTTTAGTGTATGTGCAGattaattttctgatttttaaaattttctctgcAAAGAACCTGAAAAACTTGCTGCAGGCAGCATTAGATTGAAATTCAGGtggtaacgtcacaggagggtttgtgattctgtcaactgttgcaaataaagctcgagcattgttaatgtttttgtttatgacatctgcaaagaaagcttcctttgcatgttttagtgttgagTGAACAAACATGCTGGTAGAGACCCGCCCCAAAAGGCAGttctacaaagtactgactCAGCGGGGCTGTGATAGTAACAACAGATTAGGATAATAAAAATGCCACTGCCTGAAAAACAGAGTCTACTTCTTAATGTGgttgtcattttcaaattaaattcactgACCTTCATCATCTGTAGCAGCCTTTTGATAGTCAGCCTCACAGTCAGTGTATGCTGAAGGAGGGCCCTCGTCTTCCTCACCATAAATATCCTCTGAGTTGTCAGATCTGGGctccttaaaacaaaaatatataatttaagtATCACGTAGATGGATGGACGGTGATAtaattttcattatattttggACATTCATAATGTGGCTATGTACCTCCATTGTGGGTCAAACTCTTGAACATTCAGCTTCTCTCtgaaagaaaaggacaaaatattgaaacatttgttttgataagTGAAAGAGTAGCAGCATTATCTTCCAGttcctattttttcttttcctgtctgGTAGTGTGGCACTCAGAATTGTTGAATGATTGTCAAGGAGAGGCTGAATAGATGCACTTTCTCAAGTAGAGCATTACAGCTTTTGCTATTataatgcatatatatatacagtatatatatactgtgtatatatatatatataagggtGTCGGTCTGGGACATTTACCCACCAGGGTCGTGGCAGCAGAACCATTGagtctgtctttgttttacagataaaaactgtCTATCAGTCCTGaaagtaaagagaaaagaataaacatttagcttaaAGTTTAACTGCATTGGTGCCATGACAACTTAATAAGCTGAACATCAGAGTGCACACATTTGGACCATCACAGCACCTTTATTAAAACATCAACTTTTATCACTATATACAGCGTGATGATAGTTATAATGAAAGAATCCATAAATCATAATGCATGTAAAATCCAGCAATGTCAAAAAGATGATCAATTCCTAACTGTTCTAAgcatttaaatcagaaaacaggAATTCACATACAtataattttaatctttttgaaacaggaaaacgtatatagtgtttttttccagaaacattTCACCACAAAACAACTAGCTTAACGTAAAACATAACTCAACAAACCCTGTAAACGACGGTGACTGACCATCTGGAGCACATTGATTTacattaatttgatattttatgttttatcagcAGCTGATTCAAAATGAAGTTCCAGTAAATCTGTCGGGCATCACTCGTGCGAATTAGTTTCCTGTCTTTTAGCCCTGATAATATCAGAGGTTAGTATAACAAGTGAATATTGACTCTTTTATTTcgtgttttaaatcaatcaacAAAACAGTATAAATAACTTACCGTAGCAGAAGATTTGTTTGAGGACCggctgtttttcattaaaaacaaaagtcccTCTCCTTCTTCTAACAGAACTGCAGGACTGCAGTGCAGACGTCCTTTTGTAACCTGCTGAAAAACACTTTCACTTTCATAAACACgtttttcagttgtttcttGTAAATCACATGGTTTCCATTACATGGTCATTCCAGCTCTGCTGTTgggatatatttttaaaagaactgcAGCTAATGTCTATGACGTTACGACAGAGTAgctaaaaaataacaaaataaaataagataaaaatacttgCATGCAGAAAGAAATTTCTCTTTGCACAGTTTTCTGAGTCATTGTCCAAAGTCGCCCCCTGTAGGTCGGTAGGAACAACAATCCAACAAATTAAATTGTAAAACAGATTTACGGTAATATGTTGAAAAA from Xiphophorus maculatus strain JP 163 A chromosome 14, X_maculatus-5.0-male, whole genome shotgun sequence includes:
- the LOC111611100 gene encoding interferon-induced very large GTPase 1-like isoform X2, with product MEEPRSDNSEDIYGEEDEGPPSAYTDCEADYQKAATDDEEEKDPGSTTCADCEADYHETGTDGKAVCRHVKTTQYKISHELISQPLETPVGEMENHIVINCREEETLQETTEPNDSTEISDLPGKPNLEEERKTQKTNLERLLEDLGLEQYHREKLSLSRILGIDEKTITDELGDCKSNIPLNFLKKLVMVNVTARNVKGVSCDLSNSSSESNCDDESDSTESNFEDLFESPNETETFNPLDIMTALLLCSDGFVQQELALKMSMCQFSVPLLLPNCDTQQCTLMLWAMRDIVKKYRPSDLSESKGFIEERIVLSELPMISFVRLGECSLSKSEILNKLLNNSQQYHDTFVHRDMESGDIQRRISNGLTEMTWYLPCGNKNMDIFSEPVAIANLRGDIASFETQFSFLCQTSAAVFVFFDQLDSECELLMNKNHKAQIFLVGNQQNKSLTPDVLKKLATRLNLTKNNIIIKTDKTNDADFVKSLKKVVSSVLTKPQLKMSVEQMADVAYELGIPVDEDSPECQAGKKNADAITAEIKDTFQFKENQFPLQGQIWKELTFLEKEEFHLRNIGSENIENYKSNLKKKKEEQRKKQNSYAMSNVMTCFINAIASPDRERCYFLKWMRMNLDNLSRIKLSGLRELYKEKCKDSENKQEIKEIDQQLSSSSLGVEHFFREMGQIYEASLYLPETDPSRQQLQHLPKLCAQLLLDGFPLELVDGDASNIPLRWVSDVLSQLNDLVSPKNKILVVTVLGVQSTGKSTLLNTMFGVQFAVSSGRCTRGAFMLLIKVNEDFKKVLNCDFMMIIDTEGLKSPELAQLDNSHEHDNELATLVVGLSNITIINVAMENSTEMKDILQIVVHAFLRMKEVGKKPQCQFVHQNISDVSAHEKNLRDRKLLLEQLNEMTQAAARMEKREENKNFTDVMEYNPDTGNCYIPGLWNGNPPMAPVNAGYSETVYELKKNIIQQLRKCGSTSNNILEFREWITSLWNAVKHENFIFSFRNSLVADAYMRLCTEYNQWEWEFKKEMYKWVTTAEIRISNFGTAAASSEISDMNEFVTELKSEAITELIKWETKILENLKKYFDQPEGHVYLVEGYREDFSNSIKSLRRQTERSVLNQITAAADIKQGMEELDKIRATYTEKIEKAVYALINECREKKVQMMDKELNECFDKMWTEAMNTLSFSEQQTLNVFTSVSLQLQANLSHKGSHACELLSKKNLKDCGLEPFKYTPRGVHENFKVAIKGILTSKNLVKERQEVADTIISACNDCVWDQIKRKTNYHDTYIQEILHIIDEKLNKADVDTDIEFEVSLKQHICGSAARKFQKMHEEFIQENDPYRCLQKNKEKFCTDFKDVFYERDQCQKKAEEFTNQCLKPAVENFIYRSLGLDIVDKMLTKEEFSTRMSFQYSILLDLISKSAFENFKSYIRSYEDYVKSWISGRIKETFSFGSTLCELEDKHLKFCVNHINDAITKVKAENTDSLRTFVENICKEVGDKLVISQDSLDAFMVLNNADQEQFGHWLNECVEEMTEALREKFKSTEFETKLSRLHIKPENELFTRVIGCCKQCPFCKIPCDAGGKNHTQHFASLHRPNGLGLIKSKDSKKLTTDVCNSLVISNKRFRCSVTNNEWCPYTKYKNFFSDWDIRADVSLESSDYWKYVMATYNKDFAEAYDAQPADIPDSWKTITMEKAKKSLKESFNIS
- the LOC111611100 gene encoding interferon-induced very large GTPase 1-like isoform X1 gives rise to the protein MEEPRSDNSEDIYGEEDEGPPSAYTDCEADYQKAATDDEDSFVDLYCEEEKDPGSTTCADCEADYHETGTDGKAVCRHVKTTQYKISHELISQPLETPVGEMENHIVINCREEETLQETTEPNDSTEISDLPGKPNLEEERKTQKTNLERLLEDLGLEQYHREKLSLSRILGIDEKTITDELGDCKSNIPLNFLKKLVMVNVTARNVKGVSCDLSNSSSESNCDDESDSTESNFEDLFESPNETETFNPLDIMTALLLCSDGFVQQELALKMSMCQFSVPLLLPNCDTQQCTLMLWAMRDIVKKYRPSDLSESKGFIEERIVLSELPMISFVRLGECSLSKSEILNKLLNNSQQYHDTFVHRDMESGDIQRRISNGLTEMTWYLPCGNKNMDIFSEPVAIANLRGDIASFETQFSFLCQTSAAVFVFFDQLDSECELLMNKNHKAQIFLVGNQQNKSLTPDVLKKLATRLNLTKNNIIIKTDKTNDADFVKSLKKVVSSVLTKPQLKMSVEQMADVAYELGIPVDEDSPECQAGKKNADAITAEIKDTFQFKENQFPLQGQIWKELTFLEKEEFHLRNIGSENIENYKSNLKKKKEEQRKKQNSYAMSNVMTCFINAIASPDRERCYFLKWMRMNLDNLSRIKLSGLRELYKEKCKDSENKQEIKEIDQQLSSSSLGVEHFFREMGQIYEASLYLPETDPSRQQLQHLPKLCAQLLLDGFPLELVDGDASNIPLRWVSDVLSQLNDLVSPKNKILVVTVLGVQSTGKSTLLNTMFGVQFAVSSGRCTRGAFMLLIKVNEDFKKVLNCDFMMIIDTEGLKSPELAQLDNSHEHDNELATLVVGLSNITIINVAMENSTEMKDILQIVVHAFLRMKEVGKKPQCQFVHQNISDVSAHEKNLRDRKLLLEQLNEMTQAAARMEKREENKNFTDVMEYNPDTGNCYIPGLWNGNPPMAPVNAGYSETVYELKKNIIQQLRKCGSTSNNILEFREWITSLWNAVKHENFIFSFRNSLVADAYMRLCTEYNQWEWEFKKEMYKWVTTAEIRISNFGTAAASSEISDMNEFVTELKSEAITELIKWETKILENLKKYFDQPEGHVYLVEGYREDFSNSIKSLRRQTERSVLNQITAAADIKQGMEELDKIRATYTEKIEKAVYALINECREKKVQMMDKELNECFDKMWTEAMNTLSFSEQQTLNVFTSVSLQLQANLSHKGSHACELLSKKNLKDCGLEPFKYTPRGVHENFKVAIKGILTSKNLVKERQEVADTIISACNDCVWDQIKRKTNYHDTYIQEILHIIDEKLNKADVDTDIEFEVSLKQHICGSAARKFQKMHEEFIQENDPYRCLQKNKEKFCTDFKDVFYERDQCQKKAEEFTNQCLKPAVENFIYRSLGLDIVDKMLTKEEFSTRMSFQYSILLDLISKSAFENFKSYIRSYEDYVKSWISGRIKETFSFGSTLCELEDKHLKFCVNHINDAITKVKAENTDSLRTFVENICKEVGDKLVISQDSLDAFMVLNNADQEQFGHWLNECVEEMTEALREKFKSTEFETKLSRLHIKPENELFTRVIGCCKQCPFCKIPCDAGGKNHTQHFASLHRPNGLGLIKSKDSKKLTTDVCNSLVISNKRFRCSVTNNEWCPYTKYKNFFSDWDIRADVSLESSDYWKYVMATYNKDFAEAYDAQPADIPDSWKTITMEKAKKSLKESFNIS